A genomic stretch from Natronomonas gomsonensis includes:
- a CDS encoding DUF2178 domain-containing protein: MNSTTTTRFDPTTYRRTTFGVTLLAALALAFGVVFEVPFVGIAVYALGLVAVFSLPAVTDVRLFDERDDAIARKAAGTTLTLFGWLSAIVYPSLVALSATGQFSWGPASTAVAFATAAVYAVYLLALGYHRYR, encoded by the coding sequence ATGAACTCCACTACTACGACACGGTTCGACCCCACGACGTACAGACGCACGACGTTCGGAGTCACCCTGCTTGCTGCGCTCGCCCTCGCTTTCGGGGTGGTCTTCGAGGTACCGTTCGTCGGCATCGCCGTCTACGCTCTCGGACTGGTGGCGGTGTTTTCGCTGCCGGCCGTCACCGACGTGCGACTGTTCGACGAACGCGACGACGCCATCGCCCGTAAGGCCGCCGGGACGACGCTGACCCTTTTCGGCTGGCTGTCGGCCATCGTCTACCCCTCGCTCGTCGCGCTGTCCGCGACCGGGCAGTTCTCGTGGGGGCCGGCCAGCACCGCGGTCGCCTTCGCGACTGCCGCCGTCTACGCCGTCTACCTGCTCGCGCTCGGCTACCACCGATACCGATGA
- a CDS encoding helix-turn-helix transcriptional regulator, with product MKNNLKERRAERGESQADLAAAVDVTRQTINAIERERYDPSLELAFALAAHFDCAIEDIFEPE from the coding sequence ATGAAAAACAACCTCAAGGAGCGCCGCGCCGAACGCGGCGAGAGTCAAGCCGACCTCGCGGCGGCCGTCGACGTGACGAGACAGACCATCAACGCCATCGAGCGCGAACGGTACGACCCCTCCCTGGAGTTGGCCTTCGCCCTCGCCGCGCACTTCGACTGTGCTATCGAGGACATTTTCGAACCGGAGTGA
- a CDS encoding metal-dependent hydrolase, with protein MPSTVVHAAVAFCLAVGLLGESYDRRALVFVLAVVLAPEIDTFAGWFLDGAHRALLHNLVFTAVAAPVLLWDTTRESSWLRERFGARGVRLVWVGLFVHTFAHMLFDWSHLDGINLFYPITDRFFNLDGEAFFSTAEGFTQTFIEVTTDPETGQQSVDAGQGGTTGNTHVSSPVDPSPDPEPDGVDRRAPIAVQGWQLYLIVLGAFTLVAKKLQSPLPSERDDD; from the coding sequence ATGCCGTCGACCGTCGTTCACGCCGCGGTCGCGTTCTGCCTCGCGGTCGGCCTCCTCGGGGAGTCCTACGACCGGCGGGCGCTCGTGTTCGTCCTCGCCGTCGTCCTCGCGCCGGAAATCGACACGTTCGCGGGATGGTTCCTCGACGGCGCCCACCGGGCGCTGTTGCACAACCTCGTGTTTACCGCCGTGGCCGCGCCGGTCCTGTTGTGGGACACGACGCGGGAGTCGTCGTGGCTCCGCGAGCGTTTCGGTGCCCGCGGCGTCCGGCTCGTGTGGGTCGGACTGTTCGTCCACACCTTCGCTCACATGCTGTTCGATTGGTCGCATCTCGACGGAATCAACCTCTTTTACCCGATTACGGACCGCTTCTTCAATCTCGACGGCGAAGCGTTCTTCTCGACGGCCGAGGGGTTCACCCAGACGTTCATCGAGGTGACGACCGACCCCGAGACGGGCCAACAGTCGGTCGACGCCGGACAGGGCGGGACGACCGGAAACACCCACGTCTCCAGTCCGGTCGACCCCTCGCCGGACCCCGAGCCGGATGGCGTCGACCGCCGGGCGCCCATCGCGGTCCAGGGGTGGCAGTTGTATCTCATCGTCCTCGGTGCGTTCACGCTCGTCGCGAAGAAGCTACAGTCGCCGCTCCCGTCGGAACGGGACGATGACTGA
- a CDS encoding GNAT family N-acetyltransferase yields MTEEPTLRPYDPGADRESLWKLKRAFETGLGAEGGDEKAATYESKLTDEYRREWLAWVDRCVADDERCVTLAVADGEAVGYVFVLPERLAFVWDAAVVNELYLDAAYRGSGVAEALLEAAVDLATEQDLPLERLLLDVDPDNERAYAFYEKLGFEPWGEIVAREL; encoded by the coding sequence ATGACTGAGGAGCCGACCCTCCGGCCGTACGACCCCGGCGCCGACCGAGAGTCGCTGTGGAAACTGAAGCGGGCTTTCGAGACCGGACTCGGTGCCGAAGGCGGCGACGAGAAGGCCGCCACCTACGAGTCCAAACTCACCGACGAGTATCGACGCGAGTGGCTGGCGTGGGTCGACCGCTGTGTCGCCGACGACGAGCGCTGTGTGACGCTGGCGGTCGCCGACGGCGAGGCGGTCGGCTACGTCTTCGTCCTTCCCGAGCGACTCGCCTTCGTCTGGGACGCCGCCGTCGTCAACGAACTGTATCTCGACGCGGCGTATCGTGGCAGCGGCGTCGCCGAGGCGCTGCTGGAGGCCGCCGTCGACCTCGCGACCGAACAGGACCTCCCGCTGGAGCGGCTGTTACTCGACGTGGACCCGGACAACGAGCGGGCCTACGCCTTCTACGAGAAGTTGGGATTCGAGCCGTGGGGCGAAATCGTCGCCCGAGAGCTATAG
- a CDS encoding TatD family hydrolase translates to MYNGPILDNHLHLDPVNGRGAEAAAEFAEVGGTHLNVLNKPSWHLVGEVDDAEGFRETFDITVEVTREADETLPGKAWPVLGVHPALISQLVDRGYDAEAAAELMKTGIDVAAEYVAEGPALAIKSGRPHYDVSDAVWAASNDVMRHAFARGAEVGCAVQLHTEGGEAFTEVTEWAEAEGLPREQVVKHYSNGYVEGPIPSVICDKDELERACGGDWPFFMETDFIDDPDRPGAVMGPKTVPRRTEWLAEEGYSEALYRTHVETPARVYGVDTEATLQ, encoded by the coding sequence ATGTACAACGGCCCGATTCTCGACAATCACCTCCATCTCGACCCGGTAAACGGCCGCGGCGCCGAGGCCGCCGCGGAGTTCGCCGAGGTCGGCGGGACGCATCTGAACGTTCTGAACAAGCCATCGTGGCACCTCGTCGGCGAGGTCGACGACGCCGAGGGCTTCCGGGAGACGTTCGATATCACCGTCGAGGTGACCCGGGAGGCCGACGAGACACTCCCCGGGAAAGCGTGGCCCGTTCTCGGGGTCCATCCGGCGTTGATATCCCAACTCGTCGACCGCGGCTACGACGCCGAGGCGGCCGCCGAACTGATGAAGACCGGCATCGACGTGGCCGCCGAGTACGTCGCCGAGGGACCGGCGCTGGCCATCAAATCCGGCCGGCCGCACTACGACGTGAGCGACGCGGTCTGGGCGGCCTCCAACGACGTGATGCGTCACGCTTTCGCCCGCGGTGCAGAGGTCGGCTGTGCCGTCCAACTACACACCGAAGGCGGCGAGGCGTTCACGGAGGTGACCGAGTGGGCCGAAGCCGAGGGCCTGCCCCGCGAGCAGGTGGTCAAACACTACTCGAACGGCTACGTTGAGGGGCCGATTCCGAGCGTCATCTGCGACAAGGACGAACTCGAACGGGCCTGTGGCGGCGACTGGCCGTTCTTCATGGAGACGGACTTCATCGACGACCCCGACCGCCCGGGCGCGGTCATGGGGCCGAAGACCGTCCCCAGACGCACCGAGTGGCTCGCCGAGGAGGGCTACTCCGAGGCGCTGTACCGGACTCACGTCGAAACTCCAGCGCGAGTGTACGGCGTCGACACCGAGGCGACACTCCAGTAG
- a CDS encoding sensor histidine kinase, with the protein MTKTARDMADVMLSREDAQQQNRVNLRNTLKRELDKVESEYPDADVVVEGSLPAVQIQANRMLNSVFQNLLSNAIQHNDKATPELSVSAAACDERATVCIADNGPGVPDGQKEEIFGKGEKGLDSSGTGLGLYLVQHLVTHYGGEVWVEDNDPEGAVFVVELPLVN; encoded by the coding sequence TTGACCAAGACGGCACGTGATATGGCCGACGTGATGCTCTCACGAGAAGACGCACAACAACAGAATCGGGTCAACCTCCGCAACACCCTCAAGCGTGAACTCGACAAGGTCGAATCCGAGTATCCAGACGCAGACGTGGTAGTCGAGGGGTCGCTACCAGCAGTGCAGATTCAGGCCAACCGGATGTTAAATTCGGTGTTCCAGAACCTCCTCTCAAATGCGATTCAACATAATGATAAAGCCACACCGGAGCTTTCGGTGTCGGCGGCGGCCTGCGACGAGCGGGCTACCGTCTGTATTGCGGACAACGGTCCGGGGGTGCCCGATGGACAGAAAGAAGAAATCTTTGGGAAGGGTGAGAAAGGACTCGACAGTTCCGGGACGGGACTTGGCCTCTACCTCGTCCAGCACCTGGTCACTCACTACGGCGGTGAAGTATGGGTCGAGGACAACGATCCAGAAGGTGCCGTGTTCGTCGTCGAGTTGCCGCTGGTTAATTAA
- a CDS encoding histidine kinase N-terminal 7TM domain-containing protein: MDGFQFHLPLILIVLATSVGVLTTAYATYYLNKYERTKQVIAFTVLSFSITVWTFFALLQLTATTFERSYWAYKMLHFGSFTTAPAVLLYGLSVGDARRWVNGKTVSVIAVLLLPVFVLLFTDPVPILFENPGLTPFGAFSVIAHGNGVIYVSYLSAFYIIATIGLSYIVYQTWSDPSLSPRQTAILVPAIFAPMLLSVAQTFSLLPFETPGTILTPASFSVGMAGVGYAAFRYETFDTKALARSRTIENMSEGYLLVNTNGRIIDANQSARSLLDVAAPLAGMQVSELFDTRDEQMLREAENTPPFEVQLGTNTETRTLEISASNFTSEIEQTLGTLFVIRDITTRKKAQQQLQEQRDNLDILNQVLRHDIRNDLQLVTGYGDVLTDHVDEDGAEHLDTL, translated from the coding sequence ATGGATGGTTTCCAATTCCATCTGCCGCTTATTCTCATCGTATTAGCAACTTCGGTTGGAGTACTAACGACCGCCTACGCCACCTATTATCTCAACAAGTATGAGCGAACCAAACAGGTCATAGCGTTTACCGTTTTGTCATTTAGTATAACAGTTTGGACGTTTTTCGCGCTGTTACAGTTAACTGCGACCACGTTTGAGCGGTCCTATTGGGCGTACAAAATGCTCCACTTCGGGTCTTTCACCACCGCACCCGCGGTGCTCTTGTACGGGCTCTCGGTGGGAGACGCACGCCGATGGGTAAATGGGAAGACAGTCTCCGTTATCGCGGTGTTGTTGTTGCCGGTGTTCGTCTTGTTGTTCACCGACCCTGTTCCCATCCTGTTTGAAAATCCCGGTCTTACCCCGTTCGGCGCGTTTTCAGTCATTGCACACGGAAACGGGGTCATCTACGTCTCGTATCTCTCGGCGTTCTACATCATAGCGACAATCGGACTGTCCTACATCGTCTACCAGACGTGGTCCGACCCGAGTCTCAGCCCGCGCCAGACGGCGATTCTCGTCCCTGCCATCTTCGCCCCGATGCTTTTGTCCGTCGCTCAGACGTTCTCACTCCTTCCGTTCGAGACGCCGGGAACGATTTTGACGCCCGCCTCGTTTTCCGTCGGCATGGCAGGAGTTGGCTACGCAGCGTTCCGCTACGAGACGTTCGACACGAAAGCGTTAGCCCGCTCTCGGACGATCGAAAATATGAGTGAGGGGTATTTGCTCGTGAACACTAATGGAAGAATTATCGATGCTAATCAGAGTGCCCGGTCGTTGCTCGACGTTGCGGCACCACTCGCTGGGATGCAGGTTTCAGAGCTGTTCGATACCAGAGATGAGCAGATGCTGAGAGAGGCAGAGAACACACCACCATTCGAGGTGCAACTCGGGACGAACACCGAAACACGGACTCTTGAGATATCAGCCTCCAATTTTACGAGTGAAATCGAGCAGACGCTTGGGACGTTATTCGTGATACGCGACATTACGACGCGGAAAAAGGCCCAACAGCAGTTACAAGAGCAACGCGACAACCTCGACATCCTGAATCAGGTTTTGCGTCACGATATTCGGAACGACCTGCAGTTGGTGACCGGGTACGGCGATGTTCTGACCGACCACGTCGACGAGGATGGGGCTGAGCATCTCGATACGTTATGA
- a CDS encoding NYN domain-containing protein, protein MGLLDRLRPRSTRVGIFVDGPNVFREEFDVDLDELRNIARGEGTVAVARVYVDENATGGLIQAAEARGFEVVTTSGDVDVKLAVDAVEAAVAEQIDTVVVVSRDTDFKPVLETASKRGLRTVAVAPGTHGRSDALRNAAHDEITLG, encoded by the coding sequence ATGGGACTGCTCGACCGTCTTCGCCCACGCTCGACCCGCGTCGGTATCTTCGTCGACGGGCCGAACGTGTTCCGCGAGGAGTTCGACGTCGACCTCGACGAACTCCGGAACATCGCCCGCGGGGAGGGGACGGTCGCCGTCGCCCGCGTCTACGTCGACGAAAACGCCACCGGCGGGCTGATTCAGGCCGCCGAGGCACGGGGGTTCGAGGTGGTGACGACCAGCGGCGACGTGGACGTGAAACTCGCCGTCGACGCCGTCGAGGCCGCCGTCGCCGAGCAAATCGATACGGTCGTCGTCGTCTCCCGAGACACCGACTTCAAGCCCGTGTTGGAGACGGCGTCGAAACGTGGCCTCCGGACGGTCGCCGTCGCGCCGGGAACCCACGGCCGCTCCGATGCCCTTCGGAACGCCGCCCACGACGAAATCACGCTGGGGTGA
- the gcvT gene encoding glycine cleavage system aminomethyltransferase GcvT — protein sequence MSLRTPPLGETHAAAEAKLTEFGGWEMPVEFDSITVEHEAVRESAGKFDVSHMGEIEVSGPDSTELMNRLTTNDASALDPGDAQYSAITDEAGDIIDDTVVYRLPEADDAAFLFIPNAGHDEDAHDRWVAYREEWGLDATVENATTEYGMIALQGPDALSLLGELCEAPEDISRFTVAHRDVGGVDCLVARTGYTGEDGVELLFDADDSEAVWSTLECQPCGLGARDTLRLEAGFLLSGQDFDIDENPRNPYEADIGFVVDLDTEFVGREALAAVAEAGVDETLVGFRLQERGIARHGYDITVDGNVVGTVTSGTMSPTLGDAIGLGYVPLEHADPGTEIDVLVRGREKRAKVEELPFYGR from the coding sequence ATGTCCCTTCGAACGCCGCCGCTCGGCGAGACTCACGCCGCGGCGGAGGCGAAACTGACGGAGTTCGGTGGCTGGGAGATGCCCGTCGAGTTCGACTCCATCACCGTCGAACACGAGGCCGTCCGCGAGTCTGCGGGCAAGTTCGATGTCTCGCACATGGGCGAAATCGAGGTTTCCGGCCCCGACTCGACCGAGCTGATGAACCGCCTGACCACCAACGACGCCTCGGCGCTCGACCCCGGTGACGCCCAGTACTCGGCCATCACCGACGAGGCCGGCGACATCATCGACGACACCGTCGTCTATCGCCTGCCCGAGGCCGACGACGCGGCGTTCCTCTTCATCCCCAACGCGGGCCACGACGAGGACGCCCACGACCGCTGGGTCGCCTACCGCGAGGAGTGGGGCCTCGACGCCACCGTCGAGAACGCGACCACGGAGTACGGCATGATAGCGCTGCAGGGCCCCGACGCCCTCTCGTTGCTCGGCGAGTTGTGTGAGGCTCCCGAGGACATCTCGCGGTTCACCGTCGCCCACCGCGACGTGGGCGGCGTCGACTGTCTCGTCGCTCGGACCGGCTACACCGGCGAAGACGGCGTCGAGTTGCTGTTCGACGCCGACGATTCCGAGGCCGTCTGGTCGACACTGGAGTGTCAGCCCTGCGGCCTCGGCGCGCGCGATACGCTCCGACTGGAGGCGGGCTTTCTGCTCTCCGGGCAGGACTTCGACATCGACGAGAACCCACGGAACCCATACGAGGCCGACATCGGCTTCGTCGTCGACCTCGACACCGAATTCGTCGGCCGCGAGGCGCTCGCGGCGGTCGCGGAGGCTGGCGTCGATGAGACATTGGTCGGCTTCCGTCTGCAGGAACGCGGCATCGCGCGTCACGGCTACGACATTACCGTCGACGGCAACGTCGTCGGTACCGTCACGAGCGGGACGATGAGTCCGACGCTGGGCGATGCCATCGGTCTCGGTTACGTCCCACTCGAGCACGCCGACCCCGGGACCGAAATCGACGTGTTGGTTCGGGGGCGTGAGAAACGGGCGAAAGTCGAAGAACTGCCGTTTTACGGTCGCTGA
- the gcvH gene encoding glycine cleavage system protein GcvH — protein sequence MSFDVPDDCRYLESHEWVRRDGDTAHIGITDFAQDELGDVVFVELPEVDESVDKDEEFGVIESIKAVSDLYAPVSGEVVSVNEDLFDAPELVNEDPFGDGWMLEVTLDDESELDALLSPAEYENQIA from the coding sequence ATGAGCTTCGACGTACCAGACGACTGTCGGTATCTGGAGAGCCACGAGTGGGTCCGCCGCGACGGTGACACCGCCCACATCGGCATCACGGATTTCGCACAGGACGAACTCGGTGACGTGGTGTTCGTCGAGTTACCCGAGGTCGACGAGTCGGTCGACAAAGACGAGGAGTTCGGCGTCATCGAGTCCATCAAGGCGGTGTCAGACCTGTATGCACCCGTCTCCGGCGAGGTAGTTTCGGTCAACGAAGACCTCTTCGACGCCCCCGAACTCGTCAACGAGGACCCCTTCGGCGACGGCTGGATGCTGGAAGTCACCCTCGACGACGAATCTGAACTCGACGCGCTGTTGTCGCCCGCAGAGTACGAAAACCAAATCGCATAA
- a CDS encoding phytoene/squalene synthase family protein: MVDDTQLAESKSIHRATGKTFYYATKLLPERVRHATYVLYAFFRVADEVVDNPDGMSPDEQRRRLDSIREAALGRDPTDDPVLSAFSELRESYDIPDEEIEVFIDAMCADIETSRYDTYEELETYMRGSAAAVGVMMTLIMECDDPDTAIPHARTLGEAFQLTNFIRDVGEDIVDRDRIYLPRETLEGHGADPADIEARQFTDEIGAAIEHELRRAEGLYREGVAGIQYLPRDCQLPVLTAAVLYADHHRLVRQRGYDTVTETPSLSTWRKLSLVARTRWHWFWSKDPETVFAKVSVVPSAADHRTERRPNEPSPTR, translated from the coding sequence ATGGTCGACGACACCCAGCTTGCAGAGAGCAAGTCCATCCACAGAGCGACTGGGAAGACCTTCTACTACGCGACGAAGTTGCTGCCCGAGCGTGTCCGCCACGCGACGTACGTGTTGTACGCCTTCTTCCGAGTCGCCGACGAGGTTGTCGACAATCCCGATGGGATGTCGCCCGACGAACAGCGCCGCAGACTCGATTCGATTCGTGAGGCGGCTCTCGGCCGCGATCCGACCGACGACCCCGTCCTGTCGGCGTTTTCCGAACTTCGGGAATCCTACGACATTCCCGACGAGGAAATAGAGGTGTTCATCGACGCGATGTGTGCCGACATCGAGACCTCCCGCTACGACACCTACGAGGAACTCGAAACGTACATGCGCGGGTCGGCGGCCGCCGTCGGCGTCATGATGACGCTCATCATGGAGTGTGACGACCCCGATACCGCGATTCCCCACGCCCGAACGCTCGGCGAGGCGTTCCAACTCACCAACTTCATCCGCGATGTGGGCGAGGACATCGTCGACCGCGACCGCATCTATCTGCCACGGGAGACCCTCGAGGGACACGGTGCCGACCCCGCCGACATCGAAGCACGGCAGTTCACCGACGAAATCGGTGCGGCTATCGAACACGAACTCCGACGCGCGGAAGGGCTGTACCGCGAGGGTGTCGCCGGCATCCAGTATCTGCCCCGGGACTGCCAACTCCCCGTCCTGACCGCGGCCGTCCTCTATGCCGACCACCACCGACTGGTGCGACAGCGGGGCTACGACACCGTCACCGAGACTCCGTCGTTGTCGACGTGGCGGAAACTCTCCTTGGTCGCACGCACTCGGTGGCACTGGTTCTGGAGCAAGGACCCCGAGACGGTGTTCGCGAAGGTGAGTGTCGTCCCGTCGGCGGCCGACCACCGCACAGAGCGCCGACCGAACGAGCCCTCCCCGACGCGATAG
- the cruF gene encoding bisanhydrobacterioruberin hydratase has product MREAVSEFELPPRGRIEGRLDELVDENRFTIAVVFPALGAVTLLASAEGLLPEPLSFNPYFLLFGVAVMRLPLVAGLAPVLTRKAAVGLAALCGYTYAIEYVGVTTGYPYGTFQYGVELGPMLGGIPVALPLFFLPLVANAYLLCLLLLGDAARRVVLRVPAVVAAVIGMDLVLDPAAVSIGFWAYEAGGLYYGVPWSNYAGWLLSAVVAVAVLDYAFDRNAVLTRLEACRFMLDDLVSFVILWGGINAYFGNWIPATLAVGYGYALWKTDRFDFPER; this is encoded by the coding sequence ATGCGTGAGGCCGTCTCCGAGTTCGAACTCCCGCCCCGAGGACGCATCGAAGGCCGTCTCGACGAACTCGTCGACGAGAATCGATTCACCATCGCCGTCGTCTTCCCGGCGCTCGGGGCAGTGACGCTTTTGGCCTCCGCGGAGGGCCTGCTCCCGGAGCCACTCAGTTTCAACCCCTACTTCCTTTTGTTCGGCGTTGCGGTGATGCGGCTGCCACTCGTCGCCGGCCTCGCGCCGGTTCTCACTCGGAAGGCCGCCGTCGGCCTCGCCGCGCTGTGTGGCTACACCTACGCCATCGAGTACGTCGGCGTCACGACGGGCTACCCCTACGGCACCTTCCAGTACGGCGTCGAGTTGGGACCGATGCTCGGCGGGATTCCGGTTGCGCTGCCGCTGTTTTTCCTCCCGCTCGTCGCCAATGCCTACCTACTGTGTCTGTTACTCCTCGGCGACGCCGCCCGGCGGGTCGTCCTCCGGGTCCCTGCCGTCGTCGCCGCCGTCATCGGCATGGACCTCGTTCTCGACCCCGCGGCCGTCTCCATCGGCTTCTGGGCCTACGAAGCCGGCGGCCTCTACTACGGCGTCCCGTGGTCGAACTACGCCGGGTGGTTGTTGTCGGCCGTCGTCGCCGTGGCCGTCCTCGATTACGCCTTCGACCGAAACGCCGTCCTCACTCGACTGGAGGCCTGTCGGTTCATGCTCGACGACCTCGTGAGTTTCGTCATCTTGTGGGGGGGCATCAACGCCTACTTCGGCAACTGGATTCCCGCGACGCTGGCGGTGGGGTACGGCTACGCGCTGTGGAAAACGGACCGCTTCGACTTCCCGGAGCGGTGA
- a CDS encoding prenyltransferase: protein MTDHAIDRLLPSEATPSGYVLRMSRPRFWFYLAGPVIVGVAYAADAPSELFGPLAVALFAYFLVPANVFLYGVNDVFDADIDEANPKKDDREVRYQGDRLVPVLVVLTGGASILFLPTLPTAGAVAMVGFLLLAIEYSAPPLRFKTTPLLDSLSNGLYVLPGVVAYAAVAGKAPPLAAVAGGWLWAMGMHTFSAIPDIEPDREAGIETTATLLGESRTYAYCAACWLAAAAVFGTVHPFFAAVLGVYPVFVAGIVVADVAVDRAYWWFPALNTAAGMVLTLAALWVMLYA from the coding sequence ATGACCGACCACGCAATCGACCGTCTGCTGCCGAGTGAGGCGACGCCGAGCGGCTACGTCCTCCGGATGTCGCGGCCCCGCTTTTGGTTCTACCTCGCCGGACCGGTCATCGTCGGCGTCGCCTACGCCGCCGACGCACCGTCGGAGTTGTTCGGCCCGCTCGCCGTCGCCCTGTTCGCGTACTTCCTCGTCCCGGCGAACGTGTTCCTCTACGGTGTCAACGATGTATTCGACGCCGACATCGACGAGGCGAACCCGAAGAAAGACGACCGCGAAGTCCGCTATCAGGGCGACCGACTGGTGCCCGTCCTCGTCGTGCTGACGGGGGGGGCCAGCATCCTGTTTCTCCCCACACTTCCGACGGCCGGCGCGGTCGCAATGGTCGGCTTTCTGTTGTTGGCAATCGAGTACAGCGCCCCACCGTTGCGGTTCAAGACAACGCCACTTCTCGACTCGCTGTCGAACGGCCTCTACGTCCTGCCGGGCGTCGTCGCCTACGCCGCCGTCGCCGGAAAGGCGCCGCCGCTTGCCGCCGTCGCCGGCGGCTGGCTGTGGGCGATGGGCATGCACACCTTCTCGGCCATTCCCGACATCGAACCGGACCGCGAGGCCGGCATCGAGACGACGGCGACGCTTCTCGGCGAATCACGAACCTACGCCTACTGCGCGGCGTGTTGGCTCGCCGCGGCCGCCGTCTTCGGGACGGTCCATCCGTTCTTCGCGGCGGTTCTCGGCGTCTATCCCGTCTTCGTCGCCGGCATCGTTGTCGCTGACGTGGCCGTCGACCGCGCCTACTGGTGGTTCCCGGCGCTGAACACGGCCGCCGGGATGGTGCTGACGCTCGCGGCGCTGTGGGTGATGCTGTATGCGTGA
- a CDS encoding phytoene desaturase family protein, whose translation MSTPREVVVVGSGFGGLSTACYLADAGFDVTVLEKNEQLGGRASRLEADGFRFDMGPSWYLMPDVFERFFGHFGKEPEDYYDLNRLDPHYRIFFKDGDTAEVTSDREAMYDLFESYETGAGDALEEYLDTSETHYEVAMEQFVYTDRPRLRDWVDWEVMKAAPIGLQLLGTMDDYVADYFDNPKLQQIMQYTLVFLGGAPSNTPALYNMMGHVDFNLGVYYPEDGLGSVVDACVELGEELGVEYVTDAEVSEIVNRKQAFVVESAAGDFEAEYVVSDADYAHTEQELLPEHERQYDADYWDDRTYAPSAFLMYMGVEGDVEPLEHHTLVLPTDWDGHFEQIFEDPTWPEDPAYYLCVPSKTDDSVAPEGHSNLFALVPIAPGLDDTEEVRTWYRDVILDDIAENTGVELRDRLVFEEIFSVSEFADRYNSQQGTALGMAHTLRQTSLLRPPHRSEACPGLYFTGSYTTPGIGVPMCLISGQHTADALIEDA comes from the coding sequence ATGTCCACACCCCGCGAGGTTGTCGTCGTCGGCTCCGGGTTCGGCGGCCTCTCGACCGCATGTTATCTCGCCGACGCGGGCTTCGATGTGACGGTCCTCGAAAAGAACGAACAACTGGGGGGACGGGCCTCCCGACTGGAAGCCGACGGCTTCCGGTTCGACATGGGACCGTCGTGGTACCTGATGCCCGACGTATTCGAGCGGTTCTTCGGCCACTTCGGGAAGGAACCCGAGGATTACTACGACCTCAATCGGTTGGACCCCCACTATCGCATCTTCTTCAAGGACGGCGACACCGCCGAGGTGACCTCCGACCGAGAGGCGATGTACGACCTCTTCGAATCCTACGAAACGGGCGCTGGCGACGCCTTAGAGGAGTATCTCGATACCTCCGAAACCCACTACGAGGTGGCGATGGAGCAGTTCGTCTACACCGACCGCCCCCGCCTCCGCGATTGGGTCGACTGGGAGGTGATGAAGGCCGCGCCCATCGGCCTGCAGTTGCTCGGGACGATGGACGACTACGTCGCCGACTACTTCGACAACCCGAAACTCCAGCAGATAATGCAGTACACGCTGGTGTTCCTCGGCGGCGCGCCGTCGAACACGCCCGCGCTGTACAACATGATGGGTCACGTCGATTTCAACCTCGGCGTCTACTACCCCGAAGACGGACTGGGGTCGGTCGTCGACGCCTGCGTCGAGTTGGGCGAAGAACTCGGCGTCGAGTACGTCACCGACGCCGAGGTGTCAGAAATCGTCAACCGCAAGCAGGCGTTCGTCGTCGAGTCCGCCGCCGGCGACTTCGAGGCGGAGTACGTCGTCAGCGACGCCGACTACGCCCACACCGAACAGGAACTGCTCCCGGAACACGAACGCCAGTACGACGCCGACTACTGGGACGACCGCACCTACGCACCGAGTGCCTTCCTGATGTACATGGGCGTCGAGGGCGACGTGGAGCCACTCGAACACCACACGCTCGTCCTCCCGACCGACTGGGACGGCCACTTCGAGCAGATTTTCGAGGACCCGACCTGGCCCGAAGACCCCGCCTACTACCTCTGTGTCCCCTCGAAGACCGACGATAGCGTCGCCCCCGAGGGCCACTCGAACCTCTTTGCGCTCGTCCCCATCGCTCCCGGCCTCGACGACACCGAGGAGGTTCGGACGTGGTACCGCGATGTAATCCTCGACGACATCGCCGAGAACACCGGCGTCGAGTTGCGTGACCGCCTCGTCTTCGAGGAGATATTCTCCGTCTCGGAGTTCGCCGACCGCTACAACAGCCAACAGGGGACGGCACTCGGGATGGCCCACACCCTGAGACAGACCTCGCTGCTCCGACCGCCGCATCGCTCTGAGGCCTGTCCGGGGCTGTACTTCACCGGCTCGTACACCACCCCCGGAATCGGCGTCCCGATGTGTCTCATCAGCGGCCAACACACCGCCGACGCCCTCATCGAGGACGCCTGA